The sequence AAAATTCCAATGTTTACATAATTCAAGTGGCATATAAAATAGGACCAAGTAATATATTACAGTGAAATATTACAGTGAAAACAGTCATAGATGACAATCACATTCTTACTCTCTATCAGTACAGATCTTTTTCATTCTCTTCCACTCTCACTTCAATGTATTACCAATTATCTTAGCTACTGTTGTATCGGAAACGCATTTGACACTTTTGATTAGTGCCAAATCTTTGCCGCTACAACAGTCGCTAACAAATACCAGAATTATACAACGAGTGCTAAAGGCGATTGAGGGATCTGCAAATGTGCAAGAAATTTAAAATCCAtatttgtatcattttaaagttacttatatatattaaaaaatattttgacattttacttTCCAAATAATTTGAATACCATCAAAACTTAACATGAAATGAATGGATATGAAGCAATTATGATGCATCAGCTTTGGTACACAAAGATGTGTTTTAAGTATTCGACGTAAAGCCGTTATTGTTACATCTAGAACTACATGctgtcaaaattattttggaCAGActgcaaaagaaaatatattaattaaacctTCATTGTCACCGCATCAAACTCAACATCAAATGAATGGGCATGCAAAACTTGTCTGCGACATGTGCAGTTAAAAACATTTAAGGTAGGGTAAGAGTATGTACAGCATTATCTCACGGTTACTTGTAACTGGGGAGATAAAACGGTATAACTGTAAATCCACATCCCCCACACATCACCGTGTGTGGAGGCCCCCCGTGTGTGGAGGCCCGGACAATAGactataccccccccccccccctgataAATTTGATGCGGTTATTTTTGAAAAGATATTGAAATAGCTTCATGGTAACTATAATAACATGATAATACGTGTACGTCAATCGCatcaatatttttgacataaACATGGTCAATCACCGTTCCCCCTTCTGTTGTTGCTTCATTAACACATTGTCTGTATCCATGTGATTCCATCATTAGCGATATTGATGAAGAATTTTGCAAAATATTCTGATTAAAATCTCCCAAAATTATTGACCTCCTGTTGGTTTTACCTACCAATTGCACCAAATGTGTTATcgtatttttgaagttttcaataTTGTACGATTGTggtctataaatagtaacaataataacattttcTATTTGAAATGCAATATACTCCAGGTCATCAACTTCAAAGTATATTCGCTCAAATTCTGCGTTTTGTTTACTCAATACTCCCACGCCACCATGTCGTTGTGTTTGTAATTCGTTTGAAtctttatatgacatttttCTGGTTTGACTGTGTAATTCAAAGTTGCTAACATGAACAGTCGTATCGTCCTGTAACCAAGTTTCTGTAAAGCACGTGTAATCTGCATcaagtatttgtttgtttgatcgtATATCTTGTAAATGAGGAACCATGCCTTCCgtattatgatatattatatttgtcatatttcccaCCGTTTCTCTTGATATCGAGACAAAATCGTGCATTTGTTCAAGTGCCTCTTTTACTTTGAGGTTACAAAAAATTGCTTTTTGGTCAAAATCTGTTATTGTCAGTCCATGCATTGATGTTACACGACTTAGAGCAACATAAGCCTGACCTGGtgcaaatattttcttcaaacaaACAACAGCACTATCGGTCGTTAAACCCTGAACCTTATGTACAGTACATGCCCAAGCAAGTTTTAAAGGAAACTGTCGTCTTGTATTTCTACTGTTTCTGCCTATTATTTCTTCATGACGTTCTATCATAACAAACGTTTCATCGCCCACTTTTCTTCCTTGTTTCAGACCAACCTTCTTATTATCAAAACAGACTTCaacacattttattgtttcactACTGTTTTCTTTAACCAACTGTTTAACTGTTCCAAACGCACCATTAACAAGTCCATCGGACACATCAACGTTTTTGGTAAGCATAACACGAGCGTCAACTGAAAGCCATAGTGATCTTGGCAAAGTACATTGTCTTGCTTGCGTGTCGGAAGCTTCTTTTCTTGTCATTCTTCCACTACGTTCATCTTTTGTCCAATCGTCTGCttcaatactgacaggatcgtTGCAAATTGTGTGTAATGTATTCAAATTGTGTTCATCAACCTGGTCATTACAAGCATAAATATGGATTCCGTTACTTACTTCACCCGTTTCTCTATTGCTCAACAATTCTCTGTCTTTATTGGACAAATTGTCATTTTTGGCTTTTACTCTACATCGGTTCAACACCATAGCAAATTCCTTGTCGTCTTTCTGTCGCATGATTTCATCTAATTCTACGATACGAAAATTGTCATTCCACAAGTCATAGAAAATATCTTTTGTATACAATGACTTGCCTTTAACAGGAGGAAGCTGATAAAAATCTCCAACAGCTAAAACACTAACATTGCCAAACGGAGAATGATCGCCGGTCTGTTTGATTTGCCTTAAACGCCCATGAACATATGAAAGCAATTTCTTGTCGACCATCGATATCTCGTCAATAATAACCAATTGTAGCTGAGCTAATTTACTTCGCAAAGTGTTCAACTTTTCATCACTTAGTGGTTGGTATGCTGTGGTGGCTTCTACCGGTATTGCTAATGCGTTGTGAATGGTTGAACCACCGATATTAAATGCCGCTACACCAGTTGGAGCAACTAATAAAACAGATACATCATCTGGGTTTTGCAATGTAGCGCAAAAGTCGTGTTAGACTCGTAATGATACTGCTTTGATCAGATGACTTTTTTCCCAGTACCGTGGCTCCTCCAGTGAGGAAAATATGTATCGTGATCAGGATTTTTACCATGGATTGTGGCAAGACACCATTTCCTAATCTTTGAAAATACACTGTTTTGTTTTGGATTCATTGATCTCAATATTGCCAATCCCTCTTCTTTTGTTACCACTGTTGGACATATTTCTACATTTTGGCTATTCTTGTTGCAAACCCAATCGGGTATTCCTTGAATATTGTCTTCGTTTTCTTTGtgattattttttcttgatCACATTTAATGCGTTCTGATTCAGTCTCGGGACAAATCTGTGCCCATGCATCCTCTCGAGGTCCCAGCATTTTCCAACACATTCTCGGCATCTTCGAGCACATCTATATCTTTCTCATAGAAACTACGGTTCGTATCTATAATCGATTTCACCTCTTGCAGTGCTTCATTAAATCCAACTTTAACATAGCCCCTGTTGTAAAACTCCTCGTGTGTTTCAAATCCGTTTGGCTTTAATTGTACATCTGCTCTATACGGTAGGAAAAGTTGGAGTATGCTCTGGAAATATTTCTCTGGTGCTCGTGTCATTGAAACACCGGGGGATATCGAATAACAGCGATATCTGTTCTTGTTCTTTTCATTACGGACcctaaattattatttagagTGTAAACAGTGCTGCGGTGTTTAGAACCAACTTCGGTTGATGATAAAACTCTGTACTCGGAGCAAAAATGTAGCTAAACACATATCATCAAATTCTGCTATGTTTGGTCTTGCTTTGTACTTATCAACAACACTGGACATCCATATGTCGCTATCATCATTTTCTGATTTGGATTTGATAACGGAGAGCGGAAGGCTCATTCTAACTGGATTGTCACCAACAGGTATAAACTGTACCTTTCTTGAGCTTTCCTTTAGTCTTAAATTGCAAACTCTGAATGTTGCTTCTTGCGCACTGACTTCTCGATGATGAAGATATACACTTCCCAATTTTTTCATTGCTTGTTCTGCATCAACATTTCCTTCTCTGGCTTCTGTTTGAGCATGGTCAAGTATTTGACTCATTTCTCTTTCTGCTTTGGCTATGTATGACACCATGTATACTACACATGCATAAGCATCAGTGACGTACTGGATATCCATATTTGCATTCCAACAACGAAGCAAGTGAGGATTATACTGATTAATCCAAACATCATGTGAATCTCTCTTCAAAACTACATTTGTCCTCTTTGTTAAAGTATTGCAAGCCTTTTCAAATAAAGATTGTGTTAATCCGAGTTGCTTGAAGATATCATCAACGGATGTGTTTTCATTGTCTTCATTTGCCATATGCTTCCAAATATCACTCAAAATCTTTTTGGCAATTTCAACTGGCATGCCGCCAACCTTCAGATTATGTGCACAAACTTCGTCAAACTCTTCAGCGCTCATGTTGGGTTCAGTTTGTTTCAGGTCTTTCATATCAGTACCTGGGCGTGACACAAATGTATTGTTTGACGGAGGTCTGGGGAAATTAAATCTACATGCTTTCCCATTTTTCTTACAGGATTTAGAATGCCGTTTGCTATGCTGCTGTACACTTGTTACAATTTCATGCATTTCTGACTCATGTTCCGAAGGTATTGCACATGATATGTATTTGTCAACAAATTCAACTATATCTACATCATCATCTTTGTCCAATTGTGGGGCATTTTCTACCCAAAAAAAACAATGAGTATGTGGTGATCCTCTTTGTTGAAATTCAACTCTATAGAAATAGTCAATGATTTTGCCTATTGGCGCTGCTTTGGACATTATTACGTCTcttaagaaaaaatgaaaacgatGCTCAAACATTCTAGCAACTGTTACCGGATTGCTTTTCAATATGTCATTCTTCATTTTCCAGTCCATTCCATCTACTTTTCTACTATCATTCTGCTGTTTCAAAATGCATTCGATTACATCAGTCCATCTCATTTCAGCTGCAGAAAACGAACAAAACCATGTTGGAATTCCTAATTGACGTAGCATAGCAAAGAGATCTTTCTGTGTTGCTTGCCAATATGGTGGGGTGCCTCTAACGGGTTTAAGAAATTTATATCCTTCGTCATTTTTCAGAATTGACTTTACATTTTCCTGATTTTTTAACATATGTGTTGTTACTTGTTGTTCATCTTTTCCTATACCAGTGCCTTTCCTTAAAGCAATAGATACATTCGATATCACCTGCTGTAGTTCGGCTAAGTACTGTGCGAAAAATATAAAGTTAGTATCTTCAGAAAATCTGTTATCTACATTCATCAATCGATTATGCAAATACCTGCACAGTGTGATAGCAGTATCACGATCATCACTGAATACATTCTCTCCGTCTGGAAACAGTACAGGAAATGCTTTTGCCTCAACGCCCTTTTCCATTAACATACTGATAGGATTATTTTTCTCGCATGGAGCAACTGAAAATATCTTATCGAAATACTGATCAAGAACTTCCTGTCCTATGTCGGCAGGTTGGAGACAAGTATCAAGCGGCATGGCATGGAGTCTAtcatcaacaccatcatcaGTTGTCTCTGTCTCTGTGTTTTCGTCTACATTAGCAGTTTGTCCTTCTGTATGTACTTCGTTTTCCTCAATAGGATTTTCCCAAGATTCGTCAATCTCCACATCTCTGTAccatttgtttttttctttcaaatattttattgctttTTCAAGACGACTCGTGTTTACGAAATGATAACTATAATGACCCTTGTATGAAAGCTTTCTCTTCAGTTTTACTCGTATCAATTGATTATCGTTTTCACATCTCGGTAAGGTTGTGATAGACATATTTACATCTGCGGGTACACATACAACAGGTCCATGAACTCCATGCTGTCCTCCTTTAGGTAAAGGTATCATTTTCATAAATGGTACAATAATAGAAATCAAATGTTTTTCAATTGGATTTAAACATTGCAGTTCCTCAGGAATTGACTTTGTCTCCATTTTGTTGATACCAGCCTCAGATGGAATTTTACCTTGTTGTATTTTCCTGTGACATGTATAGCAAATCCATAAATTACATCTACTTGAACAGTGATGaatttcatcatcatcacaaggGGTGAAATATTTCTTGGATATGCACATATTCGCAATTTGACTGATGTTCTCTTCTTTTTGCATATAGGTCTCCTGTTTACACTTCAATACCTGCGTTTTAAACAGCAATTTATTACAAACTGAACAAACATAATCGGGAAATTCCttaattttcttcaaaaagttCTCTGTTACAATGTCTATATCACATTGTTTTTCctgcaaacttttttttcttgttgttttAACTTTATCTTTAAGATCTTCTCTGTATTGCTCACTCTCGTCATATTTTACCTTCAAAGAACACTTCAACTTATTTCTGTGCTGGACATCAAACTTGTATTTTCTTTTCGAATACGTTTTTACGTTTTCGCGGTGTTCTTCGTCacattcatattttctttttgaagCCGTTCTTACATTTTCACGGTGCTCGTCGTCacatttgtattttctttttgaagCCGTTCTTACATTTTCACGGTGCTCGTCGTCacatttgtattttctttttgaagCCGTTCTTACAATTCCACGGTGCTCTTCgtcaaatttttattttctttttgaagCCGTTCTTACGCTTTCACGGTGCTCTTCGTCACATTTATATTTCCTTTTGGATGCAGTTAATTTGTGCTGTCGGTGCTGTTCATCGCATTCATACTTTCTTTTTGAAGCAGATAGTTTACTTTCTCTATAGGACGTATTTTCGTGGTATTGCTCTTTTACTCTCATTCTATTCTGTACTTTTTTGCCTTCAACATCAGGGTCATCTGCACGCATTGCACCAACAGTCAAATCATATTCTTCGATTACTCTGACATTTTGCTGTAATCTCTTTTCTCGAGCTCTtgcttttttttcctttttacgTTGCATATATGATTTCCCTTTGCGCTTTCTGTTTGAACTTGAACTACCTATACTGTCAGTCATATCTGTCATTTCTGTAATAACCTCACATTTGTTTATTGTTGTCATTGGGTTTTGTATACCCAAATGTTCACTGTCAGAATATACATATTCATCCAATACAACCACACCATGTTCTACATTATTTGAATCATTAATTGACTGTACTTGTTCTTGTTTAACAGCTACCGCTGTTACTTCAAACCTGTCAAATGCACTGTAGTTCATTGATGCTGCTAGATTCAGACAGTGATTGTACACATTTTCAATACAAGAGTAATTCAAAAGAACGCTTGCACCGCATGGTATTTGCAAACCTGTAGCGTTTCTAGAATGGGAATCAAAAACGAAATATCTACTATTCTCTTTAATAACGATAAAAGTGTTCCCTTTGAACGTGATAAATGTGCCGTGACTTTCATGTTGATCCAAAGCAGCAATCAATGCCTCATTCAGTGTCACGAACAATAACATATCTAGATCTTCAACTGTATGTCCTAGTGTTCCCTCAAGTGGTTCTTGAAATTCAAACTTGTAACTTGTATAGTTTCCCATTACAATCTAGTATTCTCTGGGTATTTCATTTATAGACACACATACTCATGACGCATTGTAGAAACTCTGTTGGAGAAACCCATATATTTCATCGCCTTTTATAAGAGTTTGATCTAGATCTGAACTTTTCCATGTAATTAAAGATTTTTCTCGGCTGTAAACAAGGGCTGCCAAACTGTTCATTACGCACTGTTTTCCTGAATTTTCTAAAAATCTGGGATGGCCTTGATGAAAATTTCCTTGTACTGCTTTATTCATACCTGCTTGAGATTTCAGAATTTCTAGACCTTTACTTTGTTTCCATTGATATTTGTCCAATTGCGCATGGTCCGTACTTAAGGAGTTGATACTGGTTTTAATCGTTTCTGATTTCTTCAATTCAGAATTCTTGGTCACAGTTTCAGTTACACATGAATTTGTGGATATGTTACACTTGTAAGATGTCTTTGTTTGTTTCAAAGATTTTGTGCATGCATCTGTTTTTTTCCAGAAGCAGCTGTCCGGTTACAACCAGCAAATGTTTCCACATTTTCATCTGCATCTTCTGTGCATACAACCACATCATAATGTGCCCGATATCTGTGTATCAAATATATCGCTTCTTGTTCTACTTCACTGTTTTNNNNNNNNNNgggggggggggggggggggggggggggggggggggggggggggggggggggggggggggggggggggggggggggggggggggggggggggggggggggggggggggggggggggggggggggggggggggggggggggggggggggggggggggggggggggggggggggggggggggggggggggggggggggggggggggggggggggggggggggggggggggggggggggggggggggggggggggggggggggggggggggggggggggggggggggggggggggggggggggggggggggggggggggggggggggggggggggggggggggggggggggggggggggggggggggggggggggggggggggggggtgggggggggggggggggggggggggggggggggggggggggggggggggggggggggggggggggggggggggggggggggggggggggggggggggggggggggggggggggggggggggggggggggggggggggggggggggggggggggggggggggggggggggggggggggggggggggggggggggggggggggggggggggggggggggggggggggggggggggggggggggggggggggggggggggggggggggggggggggggggggggggggggggggggggggggggggggggggggggggggggggggggggggggggggggggggggggggggggggggggggggggggggggggggggggggggggggggggggggggggggggggggggggggggggggggggggggggggggggggggggggggggggggggggggggggggggggggggggggggggggggtgggggggggggggggggggggggggggggggggggggggggggggggggggggggggggggggggggggggggggggggggggggggggggggggggggggggggggggggggggggggggggggggggggggggggggggggggggggggggggggggggggggggggggggggggggggggggggggggggggggggggggggggggggggggggggggggggggggggggggggggggggggggggggggggggggggggggggggggggggggggggggggggggggggggggggggggggggggggggggggggggggggggggggggggggggggggggggggggggggggggggggggggggggggggggggggggggggggggggggggggggggggggggggggggggggggggggggggggggggggggggggggggggggggggggggggggggggggggggggggggggggggggggggggggggggggggggggggggggggggggggggggggggggggggggggggggggggggggggggggggggggggggggggggggggggggggggggggggggggggggggggggggggggggggggggggggggggggggggggggggggggggggggggggggggggggggggggggggggggggggggggggggggggggggggggggggggggggggggggggggggggggggggggggggggggggggggggggggggggggggggggggggggggggggggggggggggggggggggggggggggggggggggggggggggggggggggggggggggggggggggggggggggggggggggggggggggggggggggggggggggggggggggggggggggggggggggggggtggggggggggggggtgggggggggggggggggggggggggggggggggggggggggggggggggggggggggggggggggggggggggggggggggggggggggggggggggggggggggggggggggggggggggggggggggggggggggggggggggggggggggggggggggggggggggggggggggggggggggggggggggggggggggggggggggggggggggggggggggggggggggggggggggggggggggggggggggggggggggggggggggggggggggggggggggggggggggggggggggggggggggggggggggggggggggggggggggggggggggggggggggggggggggggggggggggggggggggggggggggggggggggggggggggggggggggggggggggggggggggggggggggggggggggggggggggggggggggggggggggggggggggggggggggggggggggggggggggggggggggggggggggggggggggggggggggggggggggggggggggggggggggggggggggggggggggggggggggggggggggggggggggggggggggggggggggggggggggggggggggggggggggggggggggggggggggggggggggggggggggggggggggggggggggggggggggggggggggggggggggggggggggggggggggggggggggggggggggggggggggggggggggggggggggggggggggggggggggggggggggggggggggggggggggggggggggggggggggggggggggggggggggggggggggggggggggggggggggggggggggggggggggggtggggggggggggggggggggggggggggggggggggggggggggggggggggggggggggggggggggggggggggggggggggggggggggggggg is a genomic window of Argopecten irradians isolate NY chromosome 10, Ai_NY, whole genome shotgun sequence containing:
- the LOC138334009 gene encoding uncharacterized protein, encoding MNYSAFDRFEVTAVAVKQEQVQSINDSNNVEHGVVVLDEYVYSDSEHLGIQNPMTTINKCEVITEMTDMTDSIGSSSSNRKRKGKSYMQRKKEKKARAREKRLQQNVRVIEEYDLTVGAMRADDPDVEGKKVQNRMRVKEQYHENTSYRESKLSASKRKYECDEQHRQHKLTASKRKYKCDEEHRESEDSMEFMDLLDVEIDESWENPIEENEVHTEGQTANVDENTETETTDDGVDDRLHAMPLDTCLQPADIGQEVLDQYFDKIFSVAPCEKNNPISMLMEKGVEAKAFPVLFPDGENVFSDDRDTAITLCRYLHNRLMNVDNRFSEDTNFIFFAQYLAELQQVISNVSIALRKGTGIGKDEQQVTTHMLKNQENVKSILKNDEGYKFLKPVRGTPPYWQATQKDLFAMLRQLGIPTWFCSFSAAEMRWTDVIECILKQQNDSRKVDGMDWKMKNDILKSNPVTVARMFEHRFHFFLRDVIMSKAAPIGKIIDYFYRVEFQQRGSPHTHCFFWVENAPQLDKDDDVDIVEFVDKYISCAIPSEHESEMHEIVTSVQQHSKRHSKSCKKNGKACRFNFPRPPSNNTFVSRPGTDMKDLKQTEPNMSAEEFDEVCAHNLKVGGMPVEIAKKILSDIWKHMANEDNENTSVDDIFKQLGLTQSLFEKACNTLTKRTNVVLKRDSHDVWINQYNPHLLRCWNANMDIQYVTDAYACVVYMVSYIAKAEREMSQILDHAQTEAREGNVDAEQAMKKLGSVYLHHREVSAQEATFRVCNLRLKESSRKVQFIPVGDNPVRMSLPLSVIKSKSENDDSDIWMSSVVDKYKARPNIAEFDDMCLATFLLRVQSFIINRIAPTGVAAFNIGGSTIHNALAIPVEATTAYQPLSDEKLNTLRSKLAQLQLVIIDEISMVDKKLLSYVHGRLRQIKQTGDHSPFGNVSVLAVGDFYQLPPVKGKSLYTKDIFYDLWNDNFRIVELDEIMRQKDDKEFAMVLNRCRVKAKNDNLSNKDRELLSNRETGEVSNGIHIYACNDQVDEHNLNTLHTICNDPVSIEADDWTKDERSGRMTRKEASDTQARQCTLPRSLWLSVDARVMLTKNVDVSDGLVNGAFGTVKQLVKENSSETIKCVEVCFDNKKVGLKQGRKVGDETFVMIERHEEIIGRNSRNTRRQFPLKLAWACTVHKVQGLTTDSAVVCLKKIFAPGQAYVALSRPGSFKDVPGLMVEESRRTRRKINDQLSVPGKFSTSDSNL